One Turneriella parva DSM 21527 genomic region harbors:
- the atpC gene encoding ATP synthase F1 subunit epsilon, whose translation METATAELTVSIYSPEKKLLEEPAVSVGLPGKKGSFTVLRGHANLVAELEAGVVHVQTGSRDEIYVVDSGFAEVKGNQVIVLVEGATDPKELKLETEQAALEEALNRQVENPVQYARKQHDIALRRVRARVAASAVSNSN comes from the coding sequence ATGGAAACTGCAACAGCCGAGTTAACTGTCAGCATCTACTCCCCTGAGAAGAAGCTGCTCGAAGAGCCGGCTGTTTCAGTCGGGTTGCCGGGCAAGAAAGGGTCATTCACTGTCTTGCGGGGGCACGCGAATCTCGTTGCAGAGCTCGAGGCAGGCGTTGTGCATGTGCAGACCGGTTCGCGCGATGAGATCTACGTCGTCGACTCAGGTTTTGCCGAAGTGAAGGGCAATCAGGTAATCGTTCTGGTCGAGGGCGCGACCGACCCGAAAGAGCTGAAGCTCGAAACCGAACAGGCGGCACTCGAAGAAGCCTTAAACCGTCAGGTAGAAAACCCTGTACAATATGCGCGCAAGCAGCATGATATCGCGCTTCGCCGCGTGCGGGCTCGCGTCGCTGCCTCGGCTGTTTCTAATTCTAATTGA
- a CDS encoding TetR family transcriptional regulator — MKKSQQRLKTHRALMVAAIKLMSDDRSFSSISLREVTREAGVVPATFYRHFNEMEDLAVELVEYCFRPMENLVAGVRARRLTARQLVYESVGTFLRFARRHRRYFLFLTKERLGGRARVRARIREEIHDMSMILGHDLIGLPEWQGVPISIGIEVARMIMDQMMLMLDEVLDLPPGEDKEEVKIIARARKRVWILLRGGISYKERLDNKKAPQA; from the coding sequence ATGAAAAAATCGCAGCAACGCCTGAAAACCCACCGCGCACTCATGGTAGCGGCGATTAAACTCATGAGCGACGACCGCAGCTTTTCAAGCATCAGCCTGCGCGAGGTCACGCGCGAAGCGGGCGTAGTGCCTGCGACATTCTACCGGCATTTCAACGAAATGGAAGATCTGGCCGTCGAACTCGTTGAATATTGTTTTCGCCCGATGGAAAATCTCGTCGCCGGGGTTCGCGCACGCCGCCTGACAGCGCGCCAGCTCGTCTATGAGTCAGTCGGCACATTCTTACGATTCGCCCGCCGGCACAGGCGCTACTTTTTATTTCTCACCAAAGAAAGACTCGGCGGACGTGCGCGCGTACGTGCACGTATTCGCGAAGAAATTCATGACATGTCGATGATTCTCGGCCACGACCTTATTGGCCTGCCCGAATGGCAAGGTGTGCCGATCAGCATCGGCATCGAAGTTGCACGCATGATCATGGACCAGATGATGCTGATGCTCGACGAGGTGCTCGATCTGCCGCCCGGTGAAGATAAAGAAGAAGTTAAGATTATTGCCCGCGCGCGCAAGCGCGTCTGGATTCTGCTGAGGGGCGGTATATCATACAAAGAGAGATTAGACAATAAAAAGGCGCCGCAGGCTTAA
- a CDS encoding DedA family protein, protein MEFIVAAIDVVLHLERYLDAWSLQYGIWMYAILFTVIFAETGLVVTPFLPGDSLLFAVGALAARGTLSLPIILVSLSVAAIAGDTLNYAVGRYLGHVVTRRFSRVVKREYLQKTHEFYEKYGNKTIVLARFVPIVRTLAPFVAGIAEMRYRDFAIFNVVGGIFWISSMTLAGYAFGNLEVIRKHFSLVVIGIVLLSVMPMVIEYLRQRRKTKAAA, encoded by the coding sequence ATGGAGTTTATCGTTGCCGCGATTGACGTGGTTTTGCACCTTGAGCGGTATCTCGACGCCTGGTCGCTGCAGTATGGTATATGGATGTATGCTATTCTGTTCACCGTCATCTTTGCCGAAACCGGCCTCGTCGTCACCCCCTTCTTGCCGGGCGATTCCCTGCTGTTTGCCGTGGGCGCGCTTGCGGCGCGGGGCACCCTTTCACTCCCCATTATTCTCGTGAGCCTGTCAGTTGCGGCAATAGCCGGAGATACCCTGAACTACGCAGTCGGCCGTTACCTCGGGCACGTGGTCACGCGACGGTTTTCGCGCGTCGTCAAACGTGAATACCTGCAGAAAACCCATGAATTTTACGAGAAGTATGGCAATAAAACCATTGTGCTCGCGCGCTTTGTTCCCATTGTGAGAACTTTGGCCCCGTTTGTCGCGGGTATTGCCGAAATGCGATACCGCGATTTTGCCATTTTTAACGTAGTCGGCGGCATCTTCTGGATCAGCTCGATGACCCTCGCTGGTTACGCATTCGGTAATCTCGAAGTCATTCGCAAACATTTCAGCCTCGTGGTCATCGGCATCGTTCTGCTCTCCGTGATGCCGATGGTGATCGAATACCTGCGCCAGAGGCGCAAGACGAAGGCGGCAGCATGA
- a CDS encoding putative lipoprotein → MKTPYRFALILGLAAASACASTTKRLDANEDLTADSGELTRGELEKAAQAMAQKVQAHFQANRPAEGIFVAFLPTKNDTSEQLPVNVFDNRVVADLLAGKIYTVRVEDRTKALSEIAFSQTGATANGISAGKMRSPNFFIQAEIHENIFKTGGTRIVEQILNFEMRSVETQLVVFSDQIIYRKKPRNQKGGVGW, encoded by the coding sequence ATGAAGACCCCATACCGCTTTGCGCTGATTCTGGGCCTTGCGGCCGCCAGCGCCTGTGCATCCACGACAAAGAGGCTCGATGCGAATGAAGACCTGACCGCAGATTCGGGTGAACTCACCAGGGGGGAGCTCGAAAAGGCCGCGCAGGCCATGGCGCAGAAGGTGCAGGCTCACTTTCAGGCAAACCGGCCCGCCGAGGGCATTTTTGTCGCCTTTCTGCCGACGAAAAACGACACTTCTGAGCAGCTGCCCGTCAATGTATTCGACAACCGGGTCGTGGCCGATCTGCTCGCCGGCAAGATCTACACGGTGAGGGTTGAAGACCGCACGAAGGCCCTTTCTGAAATCGCGTTCAGCCAGACCGGAGCTACGGCGAACGGCATTTCGGCCGGCAAAATGCGCAGCCCTAACTTCTTCATTCAGGCAGAAATTCACGAGAATATTTTCAAGACCGGCGGCACGCGCATTGTGGAGCAGATTCTGAACTTTGAGATGCGCTCGGTCGAAACGCAGCTCGTGGTGTTCAGCGACCAGATTATCTACCGCAAGAAGCCGCGTAACCAAAAGGGCGGCGTGGGATGGTAA
- a CDS encoding COG3014 family protein, with the protein MVTRNMCARAIAFAHVFLVFHCSGSYAKKIRGAEEAFYSGDIDTAVQRITPLAQDSNAKDRLLYYMEAGVVYHAKGDFKTSNEIFGRADEMAEEIKTSISSSVAGFLLSDRESAFQGENFERILIKYYIALNQVLLGDIAAAKRTLRKLEVDLKDMKYEDAAYKQVLAARYLDALISEELKQYNDARVQYKNLEMFGVDGAWLARERYALAARARDAGDMAKYAAHKFSVLDTGVRTPAGKEAGELVVLVQTGKAAVKASRGNLMSDREFALALRVAIDVAILSQGKGLSTAGVIAMMGTAENPIPKFDVRDHSGVPPLSVMAAELTGAALLTDFDLMAQKNFNDNYSSYINKNVASIATKIVVAAVAADQLARQIRKNNDGVVGALGGLAVGLGAGGAVAATVKPDLRSWHMLPSGFAALRVWLPPGKYSLTVPDATSGYVVYGNYLQPFEIQAGKKSFVSLRAFKRGL; encoded by the coding sequence ATGGTAACACGAAATATGTGCGCGAGGGCGATAGCCTTCGCGCATGTATTTCTGGTTTTCCACTGCTCGGGTTCATACGCGAAGAAGATTCGCGGCGCTGAAGAGGCCTTCTATTCAGGTGATATCGATACCGCAGTACAGCGTATAACCCCGCTCGCGCAGGATTCAAACGCGAAAGACCGTTTGCTCTACTATATGGAAGCAGGGGTCGTCTACCATGCCAAGGGGGATTTCAAGACCAGCAATGAAATTTTCGGGCGCGCCGATGAAATGGCCGAAGAAATCAAGACCAGCATCAGCAGTTCGGTCGCGGGCTTTTTGCTGAGCGACCGCGAGTCAGCATTTCAAGGCGAAAATTTCGAGCGTATTCTCATCAAGTATTATATCGCGCTGAACCAGGTTTTGCTCGGCGACATCGCTGCCGCGAAGCGCACACTCAGAAAGCTCGAGGTCGATCTCAAGGATATGAAATATGAAGATGCCGCGTACAAGCAGGTGCTTGCGGCCCGGTATCTCGATGCATTGATATCTGAAGAGCTGAAGCAATATAACGACGCGCGTGTGCAGTATAAAAATCTCGAAATGTTCGGCGTCGATGGCGCATGGCTCGCGCGCGAGCGTTATGCTCTGGCTGCCAGGGCGCGCGACGCGGGTGACATGGCGAAATACGCGGCGCACAAATTTTCGGTGCTCGACACGGGCGTGAGAACGCCCGCTGGTAAAGAGGCGGGTGAACTCGTCGTTTTGGTGCAGACGGGTAAGGCCGCGGTCAAGGCAAGCCGGGGTAACCTGATGAGTGACCGGGAATTTGCGCTTGCACTGCGCGTTGCAATCGACGTCGCGATTTTGTCGCAGGGTAAAGGCCTTTCGACGGCGGGTGTGATCGCCATGATGGGCACTGCCGAGAATCCGATTCCCAAATTTGACGTGCGCGATCACTCAGGCGTGCCCCCGCTTTCGGTTATGGCTGCAGAGCTCACCGGTGCTGCACTCTTGACTGATTTCGATCTGATGGCGCAGAAAAACTTTAACGACAACTATTCGTCTTATATCAACAAGAATGTGGCATCGATTGCGACCAAGATAGTCGTCGCCGCCGTCGCAGCAGATCAACTGGCGCGGCAAATTCGCAAAAATAACGACGGCGTGGTCGGTGCGCTCGGCGGGCTCGCTGTGGGGTTGGGCGCGGGCGGCGCAGTCGCAGCCACGGTCAAACCCGATCTGCGCAGCTGGCATATGCTGCCATCGGGTTTCGCGGCGCTGCGTGTCTGGCTGCCGCCTGGCAAATATTCGCTGACCGTGCCCGATGCGACGTCGGGCTATGTTGTTTACGGAAATTATCTGCAGCCCTTTGAAATTCAGGCAGGCAAAAAGAGTTTTGTGTCGCTGCGCGCGTTTAAGCGCGGGCTTTGA
- a CDS encoding metal-dependent hydrolase, with product MASLITHPVVPVAIAIAAGKKQIHYKLLLIGIFASMLPDADVIAFRFGIPYGHMLGHRGLSHSLVFAALFAAAIAYLNAFQGHRLKVFLFVFAATASHGVLDALTTGGKGVGFFIPFTGERYFFSLRPIEVSPLTAREFFTGRGLAILASEIKAVWLPCAIVAIGGYSLRRIKARA from the coding sequence GTGGCTTCGCTCATTACGCATCCTGTTGTTCCCGTTGCGATCGCGATCGCAGCAGGCAAGAAGCAGATACATTACAAGCTGCTGCTCATCGGCATATTCGCGAGCATGCTGCCCGATGCGGATGTCATAGCCTTCAGATTCGGTATACCCTATGGCCATATGCTCGGCCACCGTGGCCTCAGCCATTCGCTCGTGTTTGCAGCATTGTTCGCTGCGGCGATTGCGTATTTAAACGCATTCCAAGGGCATCGCCTGAAAGTTTTTCTGTTCGTCTTCGCCGCGACTGCCTCACACGGTGTTCTCGACGCGCTCACCACCGGGGGCAAGGGCGTCGGCTTCTTCATACCTTTCACCGGCGAACGTTATTTCTTCTCGCTGAGACCGATTGAAGTCAGCCCGCTGACTGCGCGCGAGTTTTTCACCGGCAGAGGTTTGGCAATTCTCGCCTCTGAAATCAAGGCAGTATGGTTACCCTGCGCGATCGTCGCAATCGGCGGTTACAGCCTGCGCCGCATCAAAGCCCGCGCTTAA
- a CDS encoding VOC family protein has protein sequence MQRPFKILGVQQIAVGAPDKGRLRKLWVDTLGLTPKSVFVSEKENVDEDILEIGHGVHAVEVDIMQPIDPAKKPKVDDPALNHIGLWVDDLKAAVEYLTAQGMRFTPGGIRKGAAGHDVCFIHPKGNEEFPLCGEGVLIELIQAPEDVRKALA, from the coding sequence ATGCAGAGACCCTTTAAAATACTCGGTGTTCAACAGATCGCGGTGGGCGCCCCCGACAAGGGCCGCCTGCGCAAGCTTTGGGTCGATACCCTGGGCCTCACCCCAAAGTCTGTTTTCGTCAGTGAAAAAGAGAATGTCGACGAAGATATTCTCGAGATCGGCCACGGCGTTCACGCAGTCGAGGTCGATATCATGCAGCCGATTGACCCGGCGAAAAAACCCAAAGTCGACGACCCAGCCCTCAACCATATCGGCCTCTGGGTCGACGATCTCAAAGCGGCAGTGGAATACCTGACCGCGCAGGGCATGCGCTTCACCCCGGGCGGCATTCGCAAGGGTGCGGCCGGCCACGATGTGTGCTTTATCCACCCAAAAGGCAATGAAGAATTTCCGCTCTGCGGCGAAGGCGTGCTGATAGAACTCATACAGGCGCCCGAAGACGTGCGCAAAGCGCTCGCTTAA
- a CDS encoding Lrp/AsnC family transcriptional regulator: protein MLKTLATEELKILNALSENALLSNQDLAALVGGDVSRIAEVRSELESSGIILKYRAIINWEKIESSGVNAVIQVKVTPAQGQGYDEVARRVSAFPEVRTCLLVSGSFDLLVEVDGPSLRDVAFFVADKLATIEGVNHTSTNFLLKRYKQSGDMFSVSGKTHRLPMVI, encoded by the coding sequence ATGTTGAAGACCCTCGCTACCGAAGAGCTGAAGATTCTGAACGCCCTTTCTGAAAATGCGTTGCTTAGCAACCAAGATCTCGCTGCGCTCGTGGGGGGGGATGTTTCACGCATCGCAGAGGTGCGCTCTGAACTCGAGTCGTCGGGCATTATTCTGAAATACCGCGCGATTATTAATTGGGAAAAAATCGAAAGTTCTGGGGTGAACGCGGTCATTCAGGTCAAGGTCACCCCCGCGCAGGGGCAGGGATACGACGAAGTCGCCCGCCGCGTCTCGGCTTTTCCCGAAGTGCGTACGTGCCTGCTCGTCTCAGGCTCGTTCGATTTACTCGTTGAGGTAGACGGCCCATCACTGCGCGACGTTGCCTTTTTCGTCGCCGATAAACTCGCAACGATCGAAGGCGTGAACCACACCAGCACCAACTTTCTTCTAAAGCGTTACAAGCAGTCCGGTGACATGTTCTCGGTGAGCGGTAAGACCCATCGCCTGCCGATGGTTATATAA
- a CDS encoding tetratricopeptide repeat protein yields the protein MNYRTLILLALLGTAACKEKTAARTRLDIPLNQKIDALLKEANAATDDNKKAALFGEAAELLVDKGDLKAALNAARSGERANPTQKQCLTAIAEVQLAEGKVAEAAQTIRDALQRHPNHGRAHYVQGNVYASQTNFAAALKSYAAAEKNTFTDHRLLINAGAINLRAKKSRDALKVYERAIQSYPDLAEAYLGAGIAAQNEKKKADAKKHFEKYLALSPNSSEAGRVKVWLKNL from the coding sequence ATGAATTATAGAACCCTGATTTTGCTTGCACTCTTAGGCACCGCAGCGTGCAAAGAAAAGACGGCGGCGCGCACGCGTCTTGATATTCCACTCAACCAGAAGATCGACGCACTGCTTAAAGAAGCCAATGCGGCAACTGACGACAACAAAAAGGCGGCGCTCTTCGGCGAGGCCGCAGAACTGCTCGTCGATAAAGGCGACCTCAAAGCCGCGTTGAATGCAGCACGCTCTGGTGAGCGCGCAAACCCAACGCAGAAACAATGCCTGACCGCAATCGCCGAGGTGCAGCTCGCAGAAGGTAAGGTTGCAGAAGCAGCGCAGACGATCAGAGATGCACTGCAGCGCCACCCGAACCATGGCCGCGCGCACTACGTGCAGGGTAACGTCTATGCAAGCCAAACAAACTTTGCAGCTGCGCTCAAAAGCTACGCGGCCGCCGAAAAGAATACGTTCACAGACCATCGTCTGCTCATCAACGCCGGCGCCATCAACCTACGTGCGAAAAAGTCACGCGACGCGCTGAAGGTCTATGAGCGAGCGATTCAATCATACCCAGATTTGGCTGAAGCATATCTTGGCGCCGGCATCGCCGCGCAGAACGAAAAGAAGAAGGCCGACGCAAAGAAGCATTTCGAAAAATACCTGGCGCTCTCTCCGAATTCGTCAGAGGCCGGGCGCGTGAAAGTCTGGTTGAAGAATTTGTAA
- a CDS encoding TetR/AcrR family transcriptional regulator has product MRQEKRKELTREKILEAAKAVFAQKGYAGTSIADVVKKSKLARGTFYLHFQSVEQVLNALLQEIFIDIQRYLTDLQVEALDHKNFKRALSDLAKSLLSVFQNHRETVILLLTTMNSEPKIRAQTVWFQELLQATIRVMLDRGITSGRLKKHDSELMSFLVSGGLREVLSQWLLFGRYNRDIESKVDEMISIYMNGVELEEK; this is encoded by the coding sequence ATGCGACAAGAGAAACGCAAAGAACTCACGCGCGAGAAAATTCTAGAAGCGGCCAAAGCCGTGTTTGCCCAGAAGGGTTATGCCGGCACAAGTATCGCCGACGTCGTTAAGAAAAGCAAACTCGCACGAGGCACGTTTTACCTGCATTTTCAAAGCGTCGAACAGGTCTTGAACGCTCTTTTGCAAGAGATTTTCATCGATATTCAGCGCTATCTCACCGACCTGCAGGTCGAGGCACTCGACCACAAGAACTTCAAGCGCGCGCTCAGCGACCTCGCAAAATCACTGCTTTCGGTATTTCAGAACCATCGCGAGACCGTCATACTGTTGCTCACGACGATGAACTCAGAGCCCAAGATTCGCGCGCAGACTGTCTGGTTTCAAGAACTGCTGCAGGCAACGATTCGGGTCATGCTCGACCGGGGTATCACCTCGGGCAGGCTCAAGAAACACGACTCTGAGCTGATGAGCTTTCTCGTTTCAGGCGGATTGCGTGAAGTTCTGTCACAATGGCTCTTGTTTGGCCGCTACAACCGTGATATCGAATCTAAGGTAGACGAGATGATTTCCATCTACATGAACGGCGTGGAGCTTGAAGAAAAATGA
- a CDS encoding nucleoside deaminase, producing the protein MLEEAILRTALAAAYSEAELAFAENEVPVGAVVVWNNEIIARDHNRIVQSANALRHAELSVLERAAGVVKNERLIDCHLVTTLEPCMMCSGAIVHSRVASVHFLAEEERAPGLKQLLALPNVNHKPQLYRHRSEDWDSAALLRRFFQMRRQ; encoded by the coding sequence ATGCTCGAAGAGGCCATATTACGCACCGCGCTCGCCGCCGCCTACAGCGAGGCCGAGCTGGCATTTGCCGAGAACGAAGTGCCTGTCGGTGCAGTCGTCGTCTGGAACAATGAAATTATCGCACGCGACCACAATCGCATCGTGCAATCGGCGAATGCGCTGCGCCATGCGGAGCTCAGCGTGCTCGAGCGCGCGGCGGGCGTAGTCAAGAATGAGCGCCTCATCGACTGCCATCTGGTGACGACCCTCGAGCCTTGTATGATGTGTTCGGGCGCCATTGTGCATTCGCGCGTCGCTTCGGTGCATTTTCTGGCCGAAGAAGAGCGCGCGCCGGGTCTGAAACAGCTTCTGGCGCTGCCGAATGTGAACCACAAGCCGCAGCTTTACCGCCACCGCAGCGAAGACTGGGATTCAGCAGCGCTGCTGCGCCGATTTTTTCAGATGCGCCGGCAATGA
- the alr gene encoding alanine racemase produces MIDSTQTNHDSAPPVTLRIHADALRHNLARFRQLAPRSKILLPVKANAYGCGLQTLFPVFQKNDVDVLGVANCNEAVELRALGWQKPVLNLGGFFRGNIQSILDHQISASITDLWQVNELNAAASGATVRVHLKLDLGMGRIGIRQNELPDLVSALKAAPNLQIDGMFTHFPHSGPEAAPFTLAQNENFVRISHELINELQLERGSVTLHAANSYSAAFFSQTHHDMIRPGILFYGYYQSESDRVQFNERFGFRPALELVATPISVRTLRRGDGISYASLYHVTEEQETVAVLPLGYADGIPRALSNQITFGRHPLRGRVTMDQIILGNAEGTSPIRLLGEGLPSLEYWGELSHSFSYELMSHLGNRIQRVLVD; encoded by the coding sequence ATGATCGATTCGACCCAGACAAATCACGATTCAGCGCCCCCGGTAACGCTGCGCATTCACGCAGACGCGTTGCGCCACAATCTCGCCCGTTTTCGCCAGCTGGCACCGCGCAGCAAGATACTGTTGCCGGTGAAGGCCAATGCCTATGGCTGCGGACTGCAGACGCTGTTTCCGGTTTTTCAAAAGAACGACGTCGACGTGCTGGGCGTCGCGAACTGCAACGAGGCAGTTGAACTGCGTGCGCTCGGCTGGCAGAAGCCTGTGCTGAACCTCGGCGGTTTTTTCAGGGGCAACATCCAGAGCATTCTCGACCACCAGATTTCGGCTTCGATCACTGACTTGTGGCAAGTGAACGAACTGAACGCCGCCGCATCTGGCGCGACAGTGCGCGTGCACCTGAAGCTCGATCTCGGTATGGGGCGCATTGGCATTCGTCAGAATGAGTTGCCTGATCTGGTTTCTGCGCTGAAGGCCGCACCAAACCTGCAGATCGACGGCATGTTTACGCACTTTCCGCATTCGGGGCCCGAGGCGGCCCCCTTTACGCTGGCGCAGAATGAAAACTTTGTGAGGATCTCGCACGAACTCATAAATGAACTTCAGCTTGAGCGTGGCTCGGTAACTCTGCATGCGGCGAACTCGTACAGTGCAGCCTTCTTTTCGCAGACGCACCACGACATGATTCGCCCCGGCATTTTGTTTTATGGTTATTACCAAAGCGAAAGTGACCGGGTGCAGTTTAATGAGCGTTTCGGCTTCAGGCCGGCGCTCGAACTTGTGGCGACGCCGATCAGCGTGCGCACGCTGCGCCGGGGCGACGGCATCTCTTATGCGTCGCTCTACCATGTAACCGAAGAACAAGAGACTGTCGCTGTGTTGCCCCTGGGCTATGCCGACGGTATTCCGCGGGCGCTCTCGAACCAGATCACTTTCGGCCGCCACCCCCTGCGCGGCCGGGTGACGATGGACCAGATTATTCTCGGCAACGCGGAGGGCACCTCGCCGATTCGCCTGCTGGGTGAGGGGCTACCTTCTTTGGAATACTGGGGTGAACTTTCGCACAGCTTTTCTTATGAACTCATGTCTCATCTCGGCAACCGCATACAGCGTGTGCTGGTCGACTAG
- a CDS encoding S41 family peptidase: MRAIGYHVQRGARTAARLLAFAASFAVLYAARGDTNRGQGISATAAQSDFKIMNKIFAEAHATAFRQTGTAEPPVLFDEKKKVSIRDFVLRVLEHYRGLHVDHTGLGFSPELIEELGLKTALFPFPLKFIEGRAFADCEYLELRPGSEILQINGKPMLEILQKLEMAAGIKDPEGRWADYRIGEGFSFIYYMANGAASEWKIQYKSGNRQKEIVVNTAAAEPSPFVPRKSALKAQHSQPLFTMFNPSLKAAYLAINTFMPTGNQLDTIESWHNHLNLLHQESRAKGVENLVIDLRTNRGGVMLFSAAAATWFITKPVGDRSRSSARSRILPYKQYAQAINGMASTEAMLRDTENHLQKSFADKMKDGYFETRATEARFLELTPIEQAHAFKKIYILTGPATYSAAVNFARLVRLGNENAVIVGEETGSPGDGHSAEILLTYKLPASGLLFEIPLVKVAFAPLVAGQKPGRGLKPDITVVETAADFVAGKDTGLNAVSDLMDKK, translated from the coding sequence ATGCGGGCAATCGGGTACCATGTGCAGCGCGGGGCGCGCACGGCAGCCCGGTTGCTCGCGTTTGCCGCCTCATTCGCGGTACTTTATGCGGCCCGCGGCGACACAAACCGCGGGCAGGGCATCAGCGCTACGGCAGCACAGAGCGATTTCAAAATCATGAACAAGATATTCGCCGAGGCGCATGCCACTGCGTTCAGGCAAACTGGCACAGCAGAGCCGCCGGTTCTGTTTGATGAGAAAAAAAAGGTCAGCATACGCGATTTTGTGCTACGTGTGCTCGAACATTACCGGGGCCTGCACGTCGACCATACCGGGCTCGGCTTTTCGCCAGAGCTGATCGAAGAGCTGGGCCTTAAAACTGCACTTTTTCCTTTCCCGTTAAAATTCATCGAGGGTCGCGCTTTTGCCGATTGCGAGTACCTTGAACTGCGGCCGGGATCAGAAATTCTGCAGATTAACGGAAAGCCGATGCTTGAAATTCTGCAAAAGCTTGAGATGGCCGCGGGCATCAAAGACCCCGAAGGCCGCTGGGCAGATTACCGCATCGGTGAAGGTTTTTCTTTTATCTATTATATGGCGAATGGCGCCGCATCAGAATGGAAAATTCAATACAAGTCGGGTAACAGGCAGAAAGAGATTGTGGTCAACACTGCCGCTGCAGAGCCATCACCATTCGTGCCACGTAAGTCTGCGCTGAAAGCGCAGCACAGCCAACCCCTGTTCACAATGTTCAATCCGTCGCTGAAAGCGGCGTACCTTGCCATCAATACCTTTATGCCAACCGGCAACCAGCTCGATACGATTGAAAGCTGGCACAATCACCTCAACCTGCTACACCAGGAATCACGCGCAAAGGGAGTTGAAAATCTCGTGATCGATCTGCGAACCAACCGCGGCGGTGTGATGCTGTTTTCTGCCGCTGCGGCAACGTGGTTTATCACGAAGCCGGTGGGCGACCGTAGCCGCAGCAGCGCCAGATCGCGTATTCTGCCGTATAAACAGTATGCTCAGGCGATTAATGGCATGGCGTCTACCGAGGCGATGCTGCGCGATACCGAAAATCATCTTCAAAAATCTTTTGCCGATAAAATGAAAGACGGTTACTTCGAAACACGCGCGACCGAAGCAAGGTTTCTCGAACTGACGCCGATAGAGCAGGCACACGCGTTCAAGAAGATCTATATTCTGACCGGGCCTGCGACCTATTCGGCTGCCGTCAATTTCGCCCGGCTCGTGCGCCTCGGCAATGAAAACGCGGTGATCGTGGGCGAAGAGACGGGCAGCCCGGGTGACGGGCACTCCGCTGAAATTTTACTCACTTACAAGCTGCCCGCTTCTGGTCTGCTCTTCGAGATACCTTTGGTCAAAGTGGCTTTTGCCCCACTTGTCGCAGGGCAAAAACCAGGGCGGGGACTCAAGCCTGACATCACGGTCGTCGAAACTGCCGCAGACTTCGTCGCGGGCAAAGACACGGGCCTCAACGCCGTATCAGATCTAATGGACAAAAAGTGA